The following coding sequences are from one Leptospira mayottensis 200901116 window:
- a CDS encoding STAS domain-containing protein → MEITVQDDIHIIKIAGSILQSDSEELDRNLSEHNFDPSPKIIIDLTEVNHICSTALGIIVSYKKKFKSAEGDIIIVVNDEDLLQLFEITMLDKVFKIVPNIEDAFDEFKLNR, encoded by the coding sequence ATGGAAATAACCGTACAAGACGATATTCATATCATAAAAATTGCAGGATCCATTCTTCAATCAGATAGTGAAGAACTGGACCGAAACTTAAGTGAGCACAATTTCGATCCAAGTCCGAAGATTATCATCGATTTGACGGAAGTGAATCATATCTGTTCTACCGCGCTGGGTATCATTGTTTCTTATAAAAAGAAATTTAAAAGTGCGGAAGGTGATATCATCATTGTAGTCAATGACGAGGATCTTTTGCAGCTTTTTGAGATCACGATGTTGGATAAGGTTTTTAAAATAGTTCCTAATATCGAAGACGCGTTCGACGAATTTAAGCTGAATCGCTGA
- a CDS encoding SH3 domain-containing protein produces MEKIRTLIQMRTPGPIWFVFILLGFNSGLLQAEEKQYTRYVLTLEGKLNVREKPMDGKVIFQLERGESVTVKEDSQLMEWQEVIAKSGSKGFVSSEFLSKTKPEDLENAKLFGSVSSNTEGSWFRSLAIRIQGQWLSANDHLVEAHFLEKRILQTKEKAFAYERTDIAGEFSPEAKEAIGCQEVRVVKGSLAAFKKINTLRNSVFAIFGSKIGDKVRSDLYNPSEKISQLLDISTKSIFKKKHLQQSELKFLRRGDFYTIKTPTNDFLFIRYAIKIGSEEKSYYVAIREFKNGELGKIIFEKFDILIGEQTIYGGQYYFLDAFDLDENGVPILIFHHNGYDGYVNEFTRIKNNRLQSMFLTGGDAC; encoded by the coding sequence ATGGAAAAGATCCGAACTCTCATCCAAATGCGAACCCCCGGGCCGATTTGGTTTGTCTTCATTCTTCTTGGTTTCAACTCCGGTTTACTCCAAGCCGAAGAGAAACAATATACAAGATATGTTCTTACTTTGGAAGGAAAGTTGAACGTAAGGGAAAAACCGATGGACGGAAAAGTGATTTTTCAATTAGAAAGAGGAGAATCCGTAACAGTCAAAGAAGATTCTCAATTGATGGAATGGCAGGAAGTAATCGCTAAGTCTGGTTCTAAGGGTTTTGTATCTTCGGAATTTTTAAGTAAAACGAAACCGGAAGATCTTGAAAACGCAAAACTTTTCGGTTCCGTATCTTCCAATACGGAAGGTTCCTGGTTCCGTTCTTTAGCGATTCGGATTCAAGGCCAATGGCTTTCCGCAAACGATCATTTGGTAGAAGCGCACTTTCTTGAAAAGAGAATACTTCAAACAAAAGAAAAAGCTTTTGCCTATGAAAGAACGGATATCGCCGGAGAATTTTCCCCCGAAGCAAAAGAGGCTATCGGTTGTCAGGAAGTTAGAGTTGTTAAAGGGAGTTTAGCTGCATTCAAAAAAATAAATACTCTTCGGAATTCCGTTTTTGCGATTTTCGGCTCCAAAATCGGAGACAAAGTTCGATCGGATCTGTACAACCCTTCCGAAAAAATTTCCCAATTATTGGATATTTCTACAAAATCCATTTTTAAGAAAAAACATCTTCAACAGTCCGAACTGAAATTCTTAAGGCGGGGAGACTTTTACACGATTAAAACTCCGACAAATGATTTTCTGTTTATTCGATATGCGATTAAGATTGGATCTGAAGAAAAATCTTATTATGTGGCGATTCGCGAATTCAAAAACGGGGAATTAGGAAAAATAATATTCGAAAAATTTGATATTCTTATCGGCGAACAGACAATTTATGGCGGACAATATTACTTTTTAGATGCTTTCGATCTGGATGAAAACGGAGTTCCGATTCTTATTTTTCACCACAATGGCTACGATGGGTACGTAAACGAATTTACAAGAATCAAAAACAATCGCTTACAATCCATGTTTTTAACGGGTGGGGATGCTTGTTGA
- a CDS encoding catalase family protein, translating into MGKKIGYITLGIFLLFLLLYRVGQGPRVKIPKDLEPGEEFTFPGEEKITEDTLALLISSLKEKHPQGSETKRDAHPFAHGCVKASFIISSSIPEEFKFGIFNSSKTYPAWIRFSNGSITKKPDLEGDIRGMGIKLLEVDGPKLATDEKRTQDFLLINHPVLPAGAPDEYLALFKAAFVKRPMSYFFGGMPWNWKLTALKEVVSIRRKKIPDVLEIRYWSTTPYRLGKDSNAVKYSIKPCETKNLEVPENPADDYLRQVMISHLKEKSACFEFMIQKQENPISMPIEDPAVHWNENDSPFVPVAKLEIPIQEFATPERDRFCENLSLNPWHSLPEHRPLGGINRVRKVAYEAIAKYRHEQNGIKQIEPIE; encoded by the coding sequence ATGGGAAAAAAGATTGGATATATAACGCTTGGGATTTTCCTTTTGTTCCTTCTACTCTATCGAGTGGGACAAGGACCCAGAGTTAAAATCCCGAAGGATCTAGAACCAGGAGAGGAATTTACCTTTCCAGGAGAGGAGAAAATAACAGAAGACACGCTCGCACTTTTAATTTCTTCCCTCAAAGAAAAACATCCCCAAGGTAGCGAAACAAAACGGGACGCACATCCGTTTGCCCACGGTTGTGTCAAAGCAAGTTTCATAATATCCTCTTCTATTCCCGAAGAATTCAAATTCGGAATATTCAATTCTTCTAAAACATATCCAGCTTGGATTCGTTTTTCAAACGGTTCCATTACGAAAAAACCGGATCTGGAAGGAGATATTCGAGGAATGGGAATCAAACTTTTGGAGGTTGACGGTCCTAAATTGGCAACAGACGAAAAACGAACCCAGGATTTTTTATTGATTAACCATCCTGTTCTGCCCGCAGGTGCACCCGACGAATATCTGGCCTTGTTTAAAGCGGCGTTCGTAAAACGACCAATGTCCTATTTTTTTGGGGGAATGCCTTGGAACTGGAAATTGACCGCCTTAAAAGAAGTCGTTTCCATTCGAAGAAAAAAAATTCCAGACGTTTTGGAAATTCGCTATTGGAGCACAACTCCGTACCGTTTGGGAAAAGACTCCAATGCAGTAAAATACTCAATAAAACCTTGCGAAACAAAAAACCTTGAGGTTCCGGAAAATCCCGCAGACGATTATCTGCGTCAAGTTATGATTTCTCATCTTAAAGAAAAATCCGCTTGTTTCGAATTTATGATTCAGAAACAGGAAAATCCGATTTCAATGCCAATCGAAGACCCAGCAGTTCACTGGAACGAAAACGATTCTCCGTTTGTCCCGGTTGCTAAGTTAGAAATTCCTATACAGGAGTTTGCAACACCAGAACGGGATCGTTTCTGTGAAAATCTTTCGTTGAATCCTTGGCATTCTTTACCGGAACATCGTCCCCTAGGAGGAATCAATCGTGTTAGAAAAGTTGCATATGAGGCAATTGCAAAGTATAGACACGAACAAAACGGAATAAAACAAATCGAGCCGATCGAATAA
- the rdgB gene encoding RdgB/HAM1 family non-canonical purine NTP pyrophosphatase encodes MKRIVLATNNQHKVKEIGFILSELGIQVFTPNDLRISFNPEETGSTFAENALIKARELFRLTKLPSIADDSGICVSALGGEPGIYSARFGGPGLKDEDRALLLLEKMKENSDRRAHYTCVIAYVDETTEQSFEGRCEGIISEEYDRIGMYGFGYDPIFVYPPFQKPFSQVPEAEKNSVSHRKKALEEFLKFLKTKS; translated from the coding sequence TTGAAACGAATCGTTCTTGCCACAAACAATCAGCACAAAGTAAAGGAAATCGGTTTCATTCTTTCCGAGTTAGGAATTCAGGTCTTTACTCCTAATGATCTGAGAATTTCTTTTAACCCCGAAGAAACCGGTTCTACATTTGCAGAAAATGCTCTCATTAAAGCGAGAGAATTGTTTCGTTTGACGAAACTTCCTTCGATCGCGGACGATTCCGGAATCTGTGTCTCAGCGCTTGGAGGAGAACCGGGAATTTATTCCGCGAGATTCGGAGGTCCTGGGCTAAAAGACGAGGATCGTGCCCTTCTCCTTTTGGAAAAAATGAAAGAAAACTCGGACCGTAGAGCGCATTACACTTGTGTTATCGCCTACGTAGACGAAACCACCGAACAAAGTTTTGAAGGCAGATGTGAAGGAATCATTTCGGAAGAATATGATAGAATTGGAATGTACGGTTTCGGGTATGATCCCATTTTTGTTTATCCTCCTTTTCAGAAGCCTTTTTCTCAGGTTCCAGAAGCGGAAAAAAATTCGGTTTCCCATAGAAAAAAGGCTTTAGAAGAATTTTTAAAATTCTTAAAAACGAAATCGTAG
- a CDS encoding NAD-dependent epimerase/dehydratase family protein, producing MKEIDRSKPVLVTGGGGYIASWIIQYLLEDGIPVRATVRDKSDSKKISHLLKLSERFPGKLELYEADLLKEGSFLSAIQEKGGVELILHTASPFFIDKIKDPQKELVEPAVFGTKNVLESANVSPSVKRIVLTSSVAAVMGDNVEVLSIPNHRISEENWNTTSSLTHQPYPYSKTLAEKEAWKIAGTQSKWDLITINPSFVMGPSVSDRTDGTSVNFMLSMINGKYAPGVPDIMIGFVDVRDVAKAHILAGFTPSAKGRHIVSAIALKFLDVAKMIREKYGNRFPTPKISLPKFLTYLIGPFFGLSWPYISRNVGFSFEIDHSYSKKDLGLNYRPISETFAEHIEQILSSKML from the coding sequence ATGAAAGAAATCGACCGTTCTAAACCAGTTCTCGTCACGGGAGGCGGAGGCTATATAGCTTCTTGGATCATTCAATATCTGCTCGAAGACGGAATTCCAGTTCGAGCTACTGTAAGGGATAAGTCGGATTCTAAAAAGATATCTCATCTTCTCAAACTTTCTGAACGTTTTCCCGGAAAATTGGAACTTTACGAAGCAGATCTTTTAAAAGAAGGGTCCTTTTTAAGCGCGATTCAAGAGAAAGGCGGAGTGGAATTGATTCTTCATACCGCGTCTCCTTTTTTTATAGACAAAATTAAAGATCCTCAAAAGGAACTCGTAGAACCTGCGGTTTTTGGAACCAAGAATGTCCTTGAATCCGCAAATGTGAGTCCTTCCGTCAAAAGGATCGTTTTAACTTCGAGTGTGGCGGCAGTCATGGGAGATAACGTAGAAGTTCTTTCCATTCCGAATCATCGTATTTCCGAAGAGAATTGGAATACGACGAGCAGTTTAACTCATCAGCCATATCCCTATTCCAAAACACTTGCGGAAAAAGAAGCATGGAAAATCGCGGGTACTCAATCTAAATGGGATCTCATTACGATCAATCCTTCGTTTGTGATGGGACCTTCCGTTTCGGATAGAACGGATGGAACAAGTGTAAACTTTATGCTTTCTATGATTAACGGAAAATATGCTCCCGGAGTTCCGGATATAATGATCGGGTTTGTGGATGTTCGAGACGTAGCAAAGGCTCATATACTCGCGGGTTTTACTCCCTCAGCAAAAGGACGTCACATCGTTTCGGCCATTGCGTTGAAATTTTTGGACGTTGCAAAAATGATTCGAGAAAAATATGGAAATCGTTTTCCGACTCCCAAAATCTCTCTTCCTAAATTCCTAACTTATCTGATTGGTCCTTTTTTCGGGTTATCGTGGCCGTATATTTCGCGTAATGTTGGATTTTCCTTTGAAATCGATCATTCTTACAGTAAAAAGGATTTGGGTCTTAATTATAGACCAATATCAGAAACTTTCGCGGAACACATAGAACAAATTCTCTCTTCTAAGATGCTTTAG
- a CDS encoding nuclear transport factor 2 family protein: MKSAAEVTKEFYEAFQKKDAAKMGLLYSDSVIFNDPVFSDLNATEARGMWQMLVARGKDLELKFGEIQSDGNTGKVTWEATYTFSKTGKKVHNVIRAELVCKDGKIVKHTDRFGFYRWSRQALGLPGLFLGFLPFLRNKVRTEARKNLDLHLKRQK, translated from the coding sequence ATGAAATCTGCCGCTGAAGTTACCAAGGAATTTTACGAAGCTTTTCAGAAAAAAGATGCCGCGAAAATGGGTTTACTCTATTCCGATTCTGTAATTTTCAACGATCCTGTTTTTTCCGATCTCAATGCAACTGAAGCCAGGGGAATGTGGCAGATGTTGGTTGCAAGAGGAAAGGATTTAGAGTTAAAATTCGGAGAAATTCAATCCGATGGAAATACCGGAAAAGTAACTTGGGAAGCGACCTATACTTTTTCGAAAACCGGCAAAAAGGTGCATAACGTAATTCGAGCAGAGCTTGTATGTAAAGACGGAAAGATTGTAAAACATACAGATCGATTTGGATTTTATCGTTGGTCAAGGCAAGCTCTAGGCTTGCCGGGTTTATTTTTGGGGTTTCTTCCTTTCCTTCGAAACAAAGTGAGAACGGAAGCCAGGAAAAATTTGGACTTGCATCTTAAAAGACAGAAATAA
- a CDS encoding aldo/keto reductase: MENVLNQTVTLNNGLSMPILGLGVWKTKSGKECREAVLNALEAGYRHIDTAKIYSNEEDVGKAIRESGISRKEIFITTKLWNADQGSDKTRKALETSLEKLGIDQVDLYLIHFPVTSQRMDSWKELEKAYHDKLCKSIGVSNYTISHLTELLKNSQITPVVNQVEFHPFLNQVDLFEYCKKHKIQLEAYSPLAHGQKVEDPKISEIAKKYDKTSAQILIRWAIEQKIVVIPKSTKKERIIENSKVFDFKISEEDMKILNSLDENFRTCWDPSEVI, from the coding sequence ATGGAAAATGTGTTAAACCAAACAGTTACACTCAACAATGGGCTTTCAATGCCCATCTTAGGACTTGGAGTTTGGAAAACCAAATCCGGTAAAGAATGCAGGGAGGCAGTTTTAAACGCTTTAGAAGCGGGTTATCGCCATATCGATACTGCGAAAATTTATTCCAACGAAGAAGACGTAGGTAAAGCGATCCGAGAAAGTGGAATTTCAAGAAAAGAAATTTTCATCACTACAAAACTTTGGAATGCGGATCAAGGGTCAGATAAAACAAGAAAAGCTCTTGAAACCAGTCTCGAAAAACTAGGAATTGATCAAGTAGATCTTTATCTCATTCATTTTCCGGTAACTTCACAAAGAATGGATTCTTGGAAAGAATTGGAAAAAGCGTATCACGATAAACTCTGTAAATCAATCGGAGTTAGTAATTACACGATTTCTCATCTTACAGAGTTATTAAAAAATTCCCAGATCACTCCCGTAGTCAATCAGGTGGAATTTCATCCTTTTTTAAACCAGGTCGATCTATTCGAATATTGTAAAAAACATAAGATTCAACTTGAGGCTTATAGTCCTCTCGCTCACGGACAAAAAGTCGAAGATCCGAAGATCTCAGAAATCGCCAAAAAATACGACAAAACATCGGCGCAGATTTTGATCCGTTGGGCAATTGAACAAAAGATTGTGGTGATCCCAAAATCCACAAAAAAAGAAAGAATTATTGAAAACTCAAAAGTTTTCGACTTTAAGATTTCTGAAGAAGATATGAAAATTCTGAATTCTTTGGATGAAAATTTCAGAACCTGTTGGGATCCTTCCGAAGTCATTTAG
- a CDS encoding IS3 family transposase (programmed frameshift), translating to MKKRFSEDQIHKILKESESGISTPELCRKYGISGNTFYRWRSKYGGLELNDLKRMKTLEEENSRLKKLYAELALENEAIKDVTRKKVVSREQKREALLLIKTRLGERKSCRLLQISRTGFRHRSRLQDKNMELKDRILTLAYKHKRAGYRQIHDFIRQEERVNHKRIYRLYSALGLKYRIKPKRKRVSLPAIPKIVPKKPEERWSMDFMSDSLYSGRKFRILNIIDDFGRFAVATQVEFSITSERLVRILNEVSEVRSLPKQIVVDNGPEFTSKAFLRWAFEKGVDIHFITPGKPTENAFIESFNGKMRNECLNENWFKNIEEAQRLVEDWRNFYNSERPHSSLGGLTPEEYLRRSA from the exons ATGAAAAAACGTTTCAGTGAAGATCAAATTCATAAGATTCTAAAGGAATCTGAATCAGGGATATCGACTCCTGAACTTTGTCGTAAATACGGAATCAGTGGTAACACTTTTTACCGTTGGCGTTCGAAATACGGCGGGTTAGAACTAAACGATCTAAAACGGATGAAGACTTTAGAGGAAGAAAACAGTAGGCTAAAGAAACTGTATGCAGAGTTAGCTTTAGAAAATGAAGCGATCA AAGATGTTACTCGAAAAAAAGTGGTGAGCCGTGAGCAGAAACGAGAGGCGCTCCTGTTAATCAAAACGCGGCTTGGAGAACGGAAATCCTGCCGTCTTTTGCAAATCTCCAGAACCGGCTTTCGACATCGTTCCAGGCTTCAGGACAAAAACATGGAATTGAAGGATCGAATTCTCACTTTAGCGTATAAGCATAAAAGGGCGGGATACAGACAGATTCATGATTTTATTCGGCAAGAAGAACGAGTAAACCATAAACGAATCTATCGCTTGTATTCAGCATTGGGCTTAAAATACCGAATCAAACCGAAACGAAAGAGAGTATCGTTACCTGCGATTCCAAAGATTGTTCCTAAGAAACCGGAGGAAAGGTGGTCGATGGATTTCATGTCGGATTCACTCTACTCGGGAAGAAAATTCAGAATATTGAATATCATCGATGACTTTGGACGATTCGCCGTGGCAACGCAGGTGGAATTCTCAATCACTTCGGAACGATTAGTAAGAATTTTGAATGAAGTATCTGAAGTCCGTAGCCTGCCAAAACAAATCGTTGTGGATAACGGTCCCGAATTCACATCAAAAGCTTTTTTACGATGGGCTTTTGAAAAAGGAGTCGATATTCATTTTATTACGCCGGGTAAGCCTACTGAGAATGCCTTCATCGAGAGCTTTAACGGAAAAATGCGAAACGAATGTTTAAATGAAAATTGGTTTAAGAATATTGAAGAAGCACAGCGCCTTGTCGAGGATTGGAGAAATTTCTATAATTCTGAAAGGCCACATAGTTCTCTTGGGGGACTTACTCCGGAGGAATATTTAAGACGCTCTGCTTAA
- a CDS encoding ABC-F family ATPase, which translates to MISTSGLTLNFGKKVLFENVTVKFKENCRYGLIGANGSGKSTFMKILAGIEQGANGSVSIDAGIKVGYLKQDHFEYENETVLNTVIMGNKELWEVSQEREAIYSKPEMSDEDGMRVSELEEKYGELGGYEAESTAGELLEGLGIPTTSHTQTLAFLTGGFKLRVLLAQVLFQKPDVLLLDEPTNHLDIKTIHWLEEFLTNYRGVVIVISHDRHFINSIATHIADLDYQSLTVYPGNYDDFMEASTMARERLLDENKRKKEKIAELQDFVNRFSANASKSKQATSRQKQIEKIKLDDIKPSSRVSPYIRFKMKKPLGKDVIIAENISKSYDRPIFKDFTINITKGEKIAIIGTNGVGKTTLLKTLMKQIEPDSGKVAMGDSVTSSVFPQDHREGILEDADTLVEWLYRYADPGTEMEEIRAILGRMLFSGDMAKKSTNVLSGGEKSRLIIGRMIISGDNLLALDEPTNHLDLETIEALNYALSIFEGTVIFVSHDREFVSSLATRVIEVSTEGIRDFKGTYEDFLEREGAEFYKRLSGGPVLAES; encoded by the coding sequence ATGATCAGTACTTCTGGATTAACCCTAAACTTCGGTAAAAAAGTTCTTTTTGAGAACGTTACGGTGAAGTTTAAGGAAAATTGCAGATACGGACTGATCGGAGCGAATGGTTCCGGTAAGTCAACGTTTATGAAAATTCTCGCGGGAATAGAACAAGGCGCCAACGGTTCCGTTTCGATTGATGCGGGAATAAAAGTCGGGTACTTAAAACAGGATCACTTCGAATATGAAAACGAAACCGTACTCAATACGGTTATCATGGGAAACAAAGAACTTTGGGAAGTTTCTCAAGAAAGGGAAGCAATTTACTCAAAACCGGAAATGTCGGATGAAGACGGAATGCGGGTTTCCGAACTCGAAGAAAAATACGGAGAACTCGGAGGTTACGAAGCGGAAAGTACCGCAGGAGAACTTTTAGAAGGATTAGGAATTCCCACGACGAGTCATACTCAAACTCTTGCGTTTTTAACCGGAGGTTTTAAACTCCGAGTTCTTTTGGCTCAAGTATTGTTTCAAAAGCCAGACGTTCTTCTTTTAGACGAGCCTACCAACCACTTGGATATCAAGACGATTCACTGGCTGGAGGAGTTCTTAACCAACTACCGTGGGGTCGTTATCGTGATTTCTCACGACCGTCACTTTATCAATTCGATCGCAACTCACATCGCAGATTTGGACTATCAATCTTTAACCGTTTATCCGGGCAATTATGACGATTTTATGGAAGCCTCTACGATGGCTCGCGAAAGGCTGCTCGACGAAAACAAGCGTAAGAAAGAAAAAATCGCTGAACTTCAAGACTTCGTAAACCGTTTCAGCGCGAATGCAAGTAAATCGAAACAAGCAACCTCCAGACAAAAGCAAATCGAAAAGATCAAACTCGATGATATCAAACCTTCATCTAGAGTCTCTCCTTACATTCGTTTTAAGATGAAAAAGCCTCTCGGGAAGGATGTTATCATAGCAGAAAATATTTCAAAATCCTACGATAGACCCATCTTCAAGGATTTTACGATCAACATCACCAAAGGGGAAAAGATTGCGATCATCGGAACCAACGGTGTCGGAAAAACGACACTTTTAAAAACACTAATGAAACAGATCGAGCCCGATTCGGGAAAGGTCGCGATGGGAGATTCGGTTACGTCTTCCGTTTTTCCGCAGGATCACAGGGAAGGCATATTAGAAGATGCTGATACGCTTGTAGAGTGGCTTTACAGATACGCCGATCCCGGAACAGAGATGGAGGAAATCCGTGCGATTTTAGGGAGAATGTTATTTAGCGGAGATATGGCTAAAAAATCCACGAACGTTCTTTCCGGGGGAGAAAAGTCTAGGTTGATCATCGGAAGAATGATTATCTCCGGAGACAATCTTTTAGCTCTCGACGAACCTACAAATCACTTGGATCTGGAAACGATTGAAGCGCTAAACTACGCCTTATCTATATTTGAAGGAACCGTAATTTTTGTTTCACACGATCGGGAATTTGTGTCCTCGCTCGCGACTCGCGTAATCGAAGTTTCCACCGAAGGAATCCGTGATTTCAAAGGAACTTACGAAGACTTCTTAGAAAGAGAAGGCGCAGAATTCTACAAACGTTTATCCGGCGGCCCGGTCCTTGCGGAAAGTTGA
- a CDS encoding tetratricopeptide repeat protein: protein MNQRKLIILFVVIFGISTNYFGDTLPTMEEQSKAFQFNQQGITLLSKGDFIQARSFFEKASKLHPQYPEYANNIGVTYLNEGKLDQAIIYFTQSIEKNPSYARAFYNLGVVHQKQQNNEKALQNYLKTVNIDNSITEAYFNLGIIYTRMGNKKQAIESYQKFIDTAPAEYDKPKKDAKYKIEELKKE, encoded by the coding sequence ATGAATCAAAGAAAGTTAATTATTCTTTTCGTGGTTATTTTCGGAATTTCTACAAATTACTTTGGAGATACCTTACCGACAATGGAAGAACAGTCAAAAGCATTTCAATTTAATCAACAAGGTATTACCTTACTGAGCAAGGGAGATTTTATCCAAGCACGTTCCTTTTTCGAAAAAGCTTCGAAGTTACACCCCCAATATCCTGAATATGCGAATAATATCGGAGTTACTTACTTGAATGAAGGTAAATTAGATCAAGCAATCATTTATTTTACGCAATCGATCGAAAAAAATCCCTCCTATGCAAGAGCTTTTTACAATCTCGGTGTCGTTCATCAAAAGCAGCAAAACAATGAAAAAGCTCTTCAAAACTATCTAAAGACAGTTAATATAGATAACTCTATTACAGAAGCATATTTTAATTTAGGAATTATTTATACTCGTATGGGAAATAAAAAGCAAGCGATTGAAAGTTATCAGAAATTTATTGATACCGCACCAGCCGAATACGATAAGCCTAAAAAAGATGCAAAATATAAAATTGAAGAATTAAAAAAGGAATGA
- a CDS encoding MBL fold metallo-hydrolase yields MRYLFKLSCLFIFGSCTVTSHPSNIIKLGKPFDLQNLSQTSKGPILFQKMIAADWAVKRSGLINLKDPKASALKSGDEPIQIYFYAIDHPKFGRYLIDTGISKVFRKDPKEWPISTIIMSLMNTEALKVRLTTDEWLNKDPKKVEGIFLTHLHLDHILGSTDFKPNVPMYVGPKEATNKKFLNLFVQITTNRLLGENPTLYELSFQESQEASPFRTLDFFGDQSLLIFHMEGHTKGSLAFLVQSASGYQLVLGDSCHTSWGWENNVTPGDFTEDQEKNRISLDFLKNLVSKFPEIQVHPGHQSIIVNSN; encoded by the coding sequence ATGAGATATTTATTTAAACTTTCGTGTCTTTTTATTTTTGGTTCTTGTACAGTAACTTCACACCCGTCCAACATAATAAAATTGGGAAAACCGTTTGACTTGCAAAACCTGAGCCAGACTTCAAAAGGCCCTATTCTTTTTCAGAAGATGATCGCCGCCGACTGGGCTGTGAAACGAAGCGGACTTATCAATTTAAAAGACCCGAAGGCGTCCGCTCTAAAATCCGGGGACGAACCCATCCAAATCTATTTTTATGCGATCGATCACCCCAAGTTTGGGAGATATTTAATCGATACTGGCATTTCAAAAGTTTTTCGGAAAGATCCGAAAGAATGGCCAATCTCTACGATCATTATGTCCTTAATGAACACCGAAGCTCTCAAGGTTCGGCTGACTACGGACGAATGGCTGAATAAAGATCCGAAAAAAGTCGAAGGTATTTTTCTGACTCATCTACATTTGGATCACATTTTAGGAAGTACAGACTTTAAACCTAACGTTCCTATGTATGTCGGTCCTAAAGAGGCGACCAATAAAAAGTTCCTCAATTTATTCGTTCAGATAACCACCAATCGACTATTAGGTGAAAACCCGACTCTTTACGAATTAAGTTTTCAAGAAAGTCAAGAAGCCTCCCCTTTTCGTACCCTTGATTTTTTCGGAGATCAATCTTTATTGATTTTTCATATGGAAGGCCATACTAAAGGAAGTCTTGCATTTTTAGTCCAAAGTGCATCAGGATATCAGCTTGTTTTGGGAGATTCTTGTCATACGAGTTGGGGATGGGAGAATAACGTGACTCCGGGAGATTTTACGGAAGATCAGGAAAAGAACAGGATAAGTTTGGACTTTTTAAAAAATCTGGTTTCAAAGTTTCCGGAAATTCAAGTACATCCGGGACACCAAAGTATAATAGTAAATTCTAATTAA